The nucleotide sequence ACCGATATATTTCTGATCCGACAGCATCTTTATTTTGGTTCCGGTTTTTTCATCCGAAATCCGCAATTGCAGCATTGTAGTCTGATTCACTAAGTAAGAACCCTCGGATGCAACAAGGTATAATCCTTGTGGACAGTACTGCCTTACCTCTCCTAACTGAGCTCCGGTTTTAACCGTTCCCCTGAATATCTTATTTTGGGACTCGTCTGGAATTTCTGTTCCAAAACTTGCAGGCAAAAAGATCACTCCTCCCATCAACAGTCCTGCGATTATTCCTATTATATGAATTCTATTTTTTATCATTCTTATCATCTGTAATCATAATCTACTTGAATCCGCTGTAAAAATCAATTTCAATAGGGGCGTATAATAAATATTGCATTGACTAATGCTATCTATCCCTATTATCATCATCATGCCGGATAGTTAGGAGGATTTACAAGTGAACTCACATGAACCAGGGTTCACAAAGGGACATGAAAATCAGCGGGACAAGAATGTTCCGCCTATCCTCAAACTATGTGTGGATAGGCGGGGTTTTCCAACCCCGCCGGAGGGATTTTCGAGTGAAAAAATTTGAAGTTTGCATCAGAGGAAAGAATTTCCTGATCAATAGAGATGGACATGCAAGGAAACATGGTTTTTATGCAGTCAGGTTCGTGGAAGCAAACGATATGTCGGATGCCCTTGAGATTGTTATGGGAGGAATCAAAACTGAACTTAAAGGTGCTGTCCTGAATGACAAATCAGACCCTCCGGCAGTGAATGTTGATGATATCTATGAAGTCTTCTATTTTCAGGACACAGTTGAGTACAAGGGCAAAAGTATATTGCCGGAAGGTTTTGTTTGGGAGTAAAACTGATGGTAATGGTTAAAAGGACCTTGAATAAGTACAGCTATCCGCTGGACAAGCAGAAAAAGGCGATTGATACTGTTTTAAGGCAGGCAGC is from Nitrospirota bacterium and encodes:
- a CDS encoding DUF3387 domain-containing protein; this translates as MVMVKRTLNKYSYPLDKQKKAIDTVLRQAAVLADNNG